AAGCTGAACGTGAAGCCAAGAAAGCTGCTAAAGCACTTGCTAAAGCAAAAGCTAAATCTTCGAAGGTAGAAGATAAGGATGCTTCCAAAGATAAAACTGTGCCTACTGAAACTAAGAAAAATAAGGAAAACAGTGAAACGCCGGAGaatattcaagtttccaatAAAATACCTGTAGTTAATAAGACTATTAATACGTGTATAAAAGTTGCACCCGTACAAAGTAATACTGAAGGTAAAGCAGAAAAAAGTAAAGCAGAATTGCGGGCTGAAAGAAGAGCGAAACAAGAAGCACAAAGAGCAGCTAAGCAGCAGCAACTGCAAGAAAAAAGTAGagttaaaaagaaagaagaagataaTGATAAATGTATTAAGCAAATTACTGATGAAACAAGTATTGATAAGAAAATTGTGACGCCTAAAAAAGTTGCTCAAAAAGATAATTCTCATCAGATAAATCTCTTTAAACATTTGTATCATGAAAGAGAGCAAGCTGTTGTAAATGTACATTTTGTCAATTCAAGTATACATCCTGCAATAGTGAGATTAGGTACACAGTACGCGAGCAAAATAATCGTTGGCAGTAACGCAAGATGTGTTGCACTTTTGGCTACTGTCAAGCAACTTATTCAGGACTTTGAACGACCATCACAAGCCGATTTCATTAGAGGTTTGGAAGCGAGTTTACAAGAATCCGTAGCGTACTTGCATCATTGTAGACCATTAGCTGTTTCTATGCAAAACGCATTGAGACACTTAAAGTGGCAAATGACACAATTACATCCTGCGTTGTCTGATGCAGATGTAAGTAAAATCTTTTGTTAACACTTTcataatattcttaaaaatttattataaaatgatatttaGGCAAAAAATAAGTTAATCAGCGCAATAGATACTTACATCCTTGAACAAATACAACTTGCTGATAAGGCAATATCAATAACGATTCAAACGAAAATATCTAATGGAGATGTTATTCTTACTTATGGCTAGTAAGTATTTAAATGTTATACGAAGTTTCTGTATGctttatttattgataatataattgaTCTCTGTTTTCAGTTCATCACTGATTCATAAAATACTATCAGATGCGCATACTGCTGGAAAACAATTTCGTGTTATTGTTGTGGATGGAAGACCATGGCTTGAAGGAAAAGAACAACTTAGACGTTTAGCAAAAAATGGAATTGAATgctcatatattttaattaatgctTTAAGTTATGTAATGCCGGAAGTAAGTAAAATCTGCCGGTGtagatttctttttatttataacgaaatttataatacataaaggATCTAGGAGTAGAAATATGCGTTACGATATAAAGTAAGCATAAATATTTCGTTCTTATAAGTATGTTTAAACAGGTGTCTAAAGTTTTTCTTGGTGCTCACGCAATATTAGCTAATGGTGCAGTTATGTCTAGAGTTGGTACCGCTCAAGTTGCTTTAATGGCAAGAGCTTTCAATATTCCTGTATTAGTAGCATGCGAAACTCACAAATCTTGTGAACGTGTACAAACAGATTCTATAGTCTACAATGAATTAGGTAAGCGGATCGAATTTGTAACTGTATTAGTTTTCTTTCTTAATAAATTGTTGGTTCATTCGTAGGTAATGCAGATGAACTCGCACAAGTTTATGGGAACGGGACAAAGAAATCATTACTTGCAAACTGGAAGATTAGAAAGTCATTGAATCTGttaaatataacatatgatgTTACACCGGCTGATTTGGTAACAGCCGTCGTTACAGAATTGGCTATTTTACCATGTACTAGTGTTCCTGTGATTTTAAGAATTAAACCATCTGAAATCTGAATGATACGGTGCTTAGAACTATTGTTTATTACGCCGCATAACATGGATATATAAGCATACAACTTTTTAAATGGTTCCATGTATTTTTTTCTACAAACTTGATTTAGTGAATATTTTGCAACTGCGTTTCAAAGAAATATCGACGTGATCTTTtttatctatatttttagagaaattaatttatatattattgttgTATGTTCATCGTACCGTGaactttgaaataaatttgtaaaattggaacTACAAAGAAatcatttgaaataaaaaaagtaaacgCACGATAACTACAATATATTTTAGTGAATTCTCTTTCCTATAAATTCGACAACGCAATTATATTTTTGTCGTGTGTAGTTTGTAGTATTAAACTCTATACATAAAGTAAGTTGATTCTATGATTTACATTTTGCGCTCAAAAGTCGCTGCTGTCGGATAGTCGGTCCATGACTATAGGATCAAAATTGTATTGAGATgttttaaagatttgagaataagtcatcattttttatataattcgaTGAAATGGTAATAAATTGATTACGAATTTAGTGTagctttaatttattttctgattAATACATGCAATTTCTGTTTATAGGAAACATAACctctaaatttttcattacattaATATCTTTCTTGTTGTTTTAATCAATTAAATATgcaacaaaatgtttaaatcgTTAGTTCGAAGCAGATTCACGAACATGTGTTACGgatatcaaaaaatatttttatctactgatattgataatttgttagctacacatttaaaaattgatgaggGTGTTGTAAAATGTATAGATCAACAGAGAAAAgattatatttctaaaataccaagagacaaacttattaaaaattgtaaaataataagagtaagtatAACTAGTCTGAACTATCATTCAGTATTATATAATCTGTTTATTAACAACTTTCAGGAATTAAATGTAAGTTTAATAGATTTGAGACATTTGGAACGTTGTTTAGCCCTTTGTCCATCAGTTGTAAAACGTAGAACTTTAGTGCTTAAAGAAATGGGTGTGCAAAATCCAAACGTAAATCATATTTATCGGTAGGTCTAATATTTGGtagaaataagtatattattttatattgtcatTTATTAGAACTATTTTGCGTTTCAGGTTTCCAACATCAATGCGCAGATCAATAAAGCAATTTAAAAAAGTTCATAATATTCCACCTACACAGAATATTATGAACAATATAATTACTAATCTAggttttacaattaataaaagtaGTCTGAAGGaatttaattgcaatgtaaGAGCAGGcgattattatcatttttgtatgaaatattttaaagcaaATTATCTTAATTTAAATAGTGATATATTTCATAAAACTAGAAAGATTAGATATCAAAGCTTTCAAGAGGTTACagaattattgaacatattgcAGACTAAATACAATTTTGATCACAAATTTGTAAGTATCACTATTCACTATGTTTAGAAAATGAAGTACTCTTTGAgacataatacaatataatatgaaataaatgataCATGTTTTGCAGTTATGTAAACATGCTTTCTTGCTCAAGCaggataaaaataatattgaaagcTATTTgtcagaatttgaagatgttcATGTTGTAGGTAAATTAAACATAATCGAGGTAGCTAGGAAGTTTCCTCGCATATTATGTTATccttcaattaaaattaaagaattattaatGCTTTGCAAAAAGTTGGATATACCAGGTGTACCTACTATCTCTTATTTGCCTACTGCATGTATAACCAAAGAAGTATTTCTTATTAGATACCTAAACATATTAAGTAGTTATGAATTAAGTATTTGGGCAAAGCATCCACGTGTATTAAAGTTGATTCAATATTACAGTATGGTTGAAACGCGAGTAGAATATCTTAAACTTTGCAATCGCATATTTACAGCAACTATTCATACATATTTGTGCAGTGATTTAATATTCATAAGGTGAAAATCTGAATGAAGTttagtcattttttattaataatcctGCACGTGATATTAAATagaattttttgcattttagaTACGTACAAGGTATTTATAACCGTTCAGCTCACGtaaagtatataatatatatattatgcaaaGAATTTGGCGCCGATAAAGCATATTTAGTAGATCATATTAAAAAACACAGCCATTGGAAAACTGTGCCATTATTGCTAATATCAAAAACAATAGAATATCTGAAAAAGAATTATtcaattaatgaaatatgtgaaaatatTCAACTCATTTTGTATTCAGTGTAAGAATATATTTActgcatttaaaatataaaaattcaatcatatttacatgattcctaatatttattatttgttttttttttttctgtgtAGGTCTGCAATTAACAAAGCAATGAACACAATAAATGAAGAATATACTTCAGATAAAGGATATAATTTTTCTGGTAGTCAATACTTAGCATTATGTTTGTACATTTTAGAAAAGGAACATCATTTTAATGGGGATGCGGTTTGGCAAGGAATGGATACTACAGTAGTAACTGCAAGGTCAAACGTTTCTACAGACTTAAAGATTTATGAATATGAAGATGTAATTAAAAATCTAGCTACCAACGATAAagcaatacaaaatttaaacgaAATAGCGTGGCTCGAGTATTTGTTAAGATAATATACAATTACTAGACAAATATATATTCTTTTGCTTGaattaacattttttgtaagattttatataatttttattataacgagAAAAATGACTTCCCTCAGTTAATAGTAAGGTAGTTAAATAGTACCGAATGGTTGATTTGATATTGTTATCTTCGTTTTTTATTGTAGTTAGACACAAGTAATTGCAAAAAAGAATACAAAAAAACACACAGAATATTTGTGTATCAAAGTTTTACAAGTTGActgtaattcaatattttacacTTTATATCCTTTATAAAATACTATCATCATAGAATACATACAAGAGTATAGAACACAACtgtgttcaatttcatttaatattatctTCGTTTTTTATTCGAATAAGTATGAACAAAGAAAACAATACAAAAATACTTACATACATTGGATTAAACTACATTTTTAAGGCACTGGAATGCTCTCATAAATATCTTACAATGGCTCTTCTATTAATTCTTAGAATACTTGGTATCATTTACTTAtatgttttgtataaaaataaagaaacgctATGTTCAGGAAAAATATCGACAATAGCCATAAATTTCTATTAGAAAGTTGATTCCCATACCAATTACGTGAAAATGATacacaattatttataacacgaatctatgaatttaaaaatattttaaagacaaTCTTTTTATCGCAGaacattttatatacaattaaattcGTTTTCCAAACTAATATAACCTAAATTCCTTTTTTACCAACATCGTACATTCAGAGGTCATATCACTCTTTCCCTATGCGCAATTACAGTTACAAACCGCACTGATattttctcttttcctttcaTCCAACAGTTATAAAGAAAATATCTACTACCCAGTCAAAGTAAAAAGATTCTCAGATTCCCTCAGAAGGGAGAGGACAAGTTGAAACAACCGTCTCTTCTAGAACAAGTCTAGAACGGAGGTTTCGAGTCAGTTCAGAAAAGGAGGCAACTGTACGTAGTTCTGTTGGCTCGTGGGTTCGGTCTTCACCATCACTTGTTCCTTCATTCCTTGACGACCTTGTGGCGAGTGCATTCCATACTCTTGTTTCTGGtcctgctgctgttgctgttgctgttgctgctgttgcgcGTAGTCTGGCTGCTCGTGCTGATACTTATCCGCTGGACTGAGTCCACTGACATAGTCTAGCTGCTTGTTCTGTTGGTGTTCCTCCTCAGACATGGAGTTGGCCAGATGCGTGGGTGGCGAATGAGTGGTGACCATCGTCTGGTAATCGTTGCGGCTCAAAGGCGGCGGTGGACTGTTGCTGGCGTTCATATAATCCTGATGAACGCGCATCGTGTTACCGGACGGCGTAGAGAACAAGGAGGCGTCGTGCTGAGGTAGCATCGTCCCGTAAGTGTACGCCGATCCGTTGTTGCTTGGACCACCAAACGACGTGGAGTAAGGAGAGTTCGAAGAACTTAGAAGGTTCAGATGAGGAGCTAGATCATAGGCTGGTGAATATGCCCATGCATCGGGCGGTGCGGTCGCCGTTGTCGGAGAAGCGAACGGGTTCAAGGTATTGTTCAGCGAAGTAAATGAACCTGAAAGAGGGTtaatttggaagattaaaaAAAGATCGCAAGGTTCGGATATCTCGAAACTGCAGATTTTATAGAAAAGTGATATTAACCTGATAAACCAGGGCTCGCTGATCCAGTAGCCATGTAACCGGCGGTCTTACGCGGAGGTTCTCTCTTCCGCCATTTTGCTCGTCGGTTCTGAAACCAAACTTGGACCCTGGATTCCGACAGAGCTAGCTTCAGCGCGAGTTCTTCGCGTGCAAATACATCAGGATAGGGAGCACGTTCGAATGCCCTCTCTAGCTCCTCCAACTGGTATGCCGTGAACGTGGTTCtaaaattgatcaaataaaACAAGAATTATAACAATTGTTAAATAGCCAAGAAAATTGAACTTCAGAATGAAACCTACCTAGTTTTCTTCTTCTTGATTCCATTGTTATCAGTCTTCTTTTTAGAGTCTTTCTTGGCTGGTTGGGCCTCGCTGCTAACtgtaatacaaattattatacaattactttAACCGAATTTAATACTTGATAAAAgtcttttaaatattgaaagtgATTACAAACCTGGAGCAAGACTGTTCATCGGGTCCTCCGGCTTCCTCTTCATCGAATTCCCAAGTTGTAATCCCTGCTGCAGAGTCGTCGAGGTCGGCGTCGCGGTGGACGACGTCGACGTGGTAACATCTTGAGTCTGAGGAAGCGGCGCGTACATCCCAGCCAGTTCCAGCTCCTTCAGCTCCttctgttgttgttgctgctgctgcaaATGGTGATGGGACGTTTGATGATGAGGCGGGGGACTATTAGAGGAGTCCAGCTTATGAAGATGTCCTCCAGTTGGCATCAAATCTCCTCCATGGTGTCCACCGTGCAAACCAAGCATCACTTGAATACTGTGCACTCCCGACCCACCTCGTCCACCAAAGTCTGAAAAGATTGGGTCATCGAAAGGACCTCCGTCCATCTTGCGATCGGAAAAATCAAACTCTTTCAACACCCGAAGACACTTCACAATTCTTGGTAGCAGAGAACTTTCGTGCACACGTGGCTAGACCACGAAGAGCACCTTAAATCAATTGATCACCGATGTTAGTAATCAAACAACGTTGTACGTTCCTCTTCGAAGTTCACTGCGTTAAGGGGCGATGTTGAAGAGAGGCGCAACAGGTTCCTTGAAGTCGCTCTTCGATTAAAATCACCTCCGTTCAATCGAATCTCGCTGAGGTTACCCTGGTTAATCGCGTATAATCCTGAAGAGAGGTGCAACAGGTTTCCCCATGGACTGGCTGTTCCTCGAAGCGGTTGGTTCCTCAAAGTCACTCCGCTGATCAATTATGCAGAAAAGTGTACGGGTGTCAGGAGTGATGGCGTTAGCGCGTCCTCCGTAATGGAATCCGGGCCAATTGCGATCAATTGTTGCCCGGGTTATGATTAATTTTGATTAGTTTGAAGCCGGAGCTAACGAAGTGAACCGGCCGGTGTCGCTAACGGACAGAGGAGGCTCAGGATCGAGTTGGACCGGATCGAAAGACGGATGCCTTCTCTCCGCTGGAAATCTGCGTGGAGTTGTTAAGAGGAGCGGCCTATCTGGACACTGTCGCGCTACCGACCGATCTCTTCTGACTCTGGCTAATCAACCGATACTCACACAGGCTTATATTTTCAACGGGTTGCCGGCCAGGCCGCCCCCACACATGGAAGCCAACCAATCCTGTAGCCTCTGCGTGCTTCAAGAGAGGACGGACGCTGGATGCGGGCGCGGTACCGCCGCCACTGCCTCCTGTGCGTGTgtttttcttcctctttctttctctttcgcaCCCCTCGTGCTGTTGCTTCTCCGACTATCTCTTTCTTCTTCGCCTTTTTTCGATTCCCACTCTGGCATGGGTCGTGCTACCTCGCTTGATGGGACGTTGGACTGCCACCATTGCGACCGCCCCTCGGTCGCCCCGTTTGGAGAACGCACGGGCATACTTCATAATCGGACCTGACCCGCGGACGTAGAGGGGCATGTGGGAATCAGAGCGGCCCGCTTCGTTCACGATCAACGGAGAATCGTTATGGGAAAATTGGGCATCGGTTACTGATTCTTCTTGACCCCTTCGAATGCTACTCTATTCGTAAGCAAACGATGCTGTGGATCAAGGACTCTGCTTCACCTTTTCATTTACCTCCTTTTGTCAGGCGTATTTCAATCCACAACTTCGTTAATTATAATCATTTTCTGTAACATGGATTTGTCTGCAATGTCTTGATTCCATTCTGGATACGCAGCAATGAGCTCCTTGTCACGTTCTTAGATGTAATAGTAAAGTAAGAAGTACATAAATTCGTAGACACTACAGCGGGTGACAATAGTGTGTGacgatacaattaaaaatatgacGAGTGAAGAATGCAATGACTATATAACATGCAGTACAATGAGTGCTTTGAGACATAAGAAATGCAACGTATAAAAATCACGCAGAGGATACAGTCGGTGAAAAATTCAGCATTCGAAAGAACGCGTGAAAAATATAAcgcttataaaatataaagcgTGGAGAATTCAATGCGCGGAATACAACGAACGGCGAAGACAACGCTTGACGATCTAACACATGATAATATAAAGCAACGATGGAGCGTGGGTTCTCCATCAATTGCGTCGCAATTTACAATACAAAATTATCTGCTTTGTGCAAAGGATtgcaaatacaataatttgtcgCCTTGGgtacattaattatatttcagAGTCAATTCAATTTAGACGGTTCGTCATcgctatttttattatatacgcTCTTTTTACGTCATTCTCAACATGAActacttttctttttttatacttAATCTGTGATAGATGAAGCTGAgtatgtttccttgttttcgACAGAACAAAATGGAGGTGAATAAGAATAATTCTACTAGACATATAATATCAACAGAATTCTTAGAATCACTCACTCCATCTTGCTCGATTTCAGTGTATCCACGATCAAGCGTGAACGTTCAATTTTGCACTGCCACTCAAAATCCACCGAACTTCAACTTTCCTAGCCGTTCGTGACTCGTGTTAGGAACGTTTCCAGAAGTCCTTGAACCGAAACCTTGAACCTCGATCAAACGACGCGAGATCCCAGTACGTTCCGCGATAATGGACGTTTGCATCACCGTTCGTCCCATGATGTTACACCGTTCTCCATGAGATCTTTCATTCTTCGATACAATTACACCATAGAGCAGCCTCCGTCTCGGTGCTCGTAACGTCGACGACATTCGAACTTCAACCCGTATCGCGAGGAGACAGGTCGCGAAATCGATCGGAAACGCGGTGGATCCACGGACAAGGATCGATAGGAAGTACGAGAAAGGTAAGAGTACCTATACTTTCCAAGAGATCCATGTCCGTTGACCGGCAGCGTGGCACTGAGGCTCTTAAGCGCAGGCTCAATGAAACCAGCAATCGCCAGGAATTGCCTCGAATTGGCCCAATCAAACTACCCCCATTCCGTGTGTACACGCGTATATTAACTGCTAATTTCATCGGCGGTAATTAGCGCGCGCGCGCGCCTCTCACGCGCTGATTTAATTGCACTCTCGCGGACTCTTTCCTTCCTCCCCTCTTAGACACGCGTTTTCCGTTCTCCCGATGGAACCAATCGTCGTGGGCCCAACAGCTTCTCGCGGCCTTACTACTCGTTACGATGCTCATTAATGGATTCGTTTACAGGCGAATCTCTTACCGAGGACTGCTTGTAGGATTCCTTCAACATTGGTATCTTCGGTATTGTGGTCTGCAGAAGAAAGGTTTAATTAGGGACAGCTCATATACTGTTGGGGATATACTTACTTTAATCTTCATTGGGGAGATTAAAGTAAGAGGTAATGAGACTATGCTTCAATTGAAGTAAAATGCAATATGCGATGCTACTAAAATTGGAGGACTAAGAACCTCATTTACCTTATAACTTTTCACTTATAGTTAAATCTCCATGAAAGTCTGACTCCGCTTATACATCCTTCAACATTTAGGCAGTGTATGCTGTTTATGAAATTCAGTTTGATATTGCACCTACAAAAAGTTCATTTTTAAACACAAGTATATAGAGTCATTTTACTTATAATGAAGTTCATACCTTTTGCATAATTTATAGAGTAATTCAAGCTACTCAATATTTTGCAGTATCTTTACATTTGATCTTACACTAAATCAGTGTATTGCATTTGGCATTCTTCATCATCTCATCAGCTAAACTGTCCTCTTCAAATATACCTATAGAAAGTTTACATCAAAGCCTAAGAATGATTCCACTCATGAAGTTAGACACTTCGGGGTAGACTCTCTCCGTGAATCATACTATGAAGTGATCGAACCCTGCCAACAGTGACCTAGCATGAAACGTTGACAGTTTTAGGAACACTAGCAGACCTCCCAATTAAATTGGAAGTGGATGCGGGTGAAGGCGTTTAGATCCGCAGGATATCTGCGGATACAGGAGGCGGCCAGGCCGAGAGGATGACGGTGAGCGCAAGAGCGAGAAGTCGGTAACTTAACTGGCCTAAATGGGTTTAACTCGATGTGATTTTGCTGGCGAACCACTAAATTGAACGAATACGAACTAAACTGAACTCAACTAAGCTAATCATATCACATTACTAGCGTTATTAGCCGAGAGACGATATAAGTGAAGGTCCGGTGGTGCCGGGCTGCAGTAACGGGTCGCCTCCTGCACTGACCCTCTGGACGACTTTCTTTTTCGACCCCTTTTTCTCGTGCTTCCGTGTTCCACACCCTCGGCAGAGTGTCCCACGCACGGGAGAGCGTCTTTAGGTTCCTGTTCGAGGAAGAACGAAGACGTTGTTCGGGAAGTGGAGTAGTTTCGAACGGGACGATGTCGGCCGATTCTGGCCGAGCAGTTCTGGTGACGAGTGTGCAACAGGAAACACGTGCTTGGTGAAAGTGACAGCTTGCGCGGCAGATTCGAAATCCTGGTTTTGTCTTTCGATGCTGTCATGGAAAAAGAAATGCCTGTTAGAAAGTTTTATCTTCTTTCTGTCGTTGAGTGAACAGAACGTTTCAGCTCAAAGTGTTTGTGTTATAATTACCTATACATATATGACATTAATTTCATGTAACtcggaaaataaatgtaaatcttTCAAGAGTCCTTAATACAATCTTCCGTCTGAAAACAAGTGACCatcataaaatattgtatagcTATTTTACAAACAAAATTATCTGAATATATGATAGGCTTGGATTATAAAATGTTTTGaatttgattataaaatatgaaagtatTTTGCAAACAGAAGTTATCCAACGCATGACAGAATCGTTTGGTGACAAAGTTGAAGTATGAAATGTGGGGGGAGAGAAAACAGAATAATTATCTCCCACTACTTGTTCGTGGGGAACAGGAGGGGGAAAGTCCCGGAGGAACGATAAGAACGGAATGGACACGATACGCTCTGCTCCCACTACGTCCACCAGCAGAACAGAAGGAGTTTCTGGGCTCCACCTCTTCCCCTTCCGACCATATTTGTCCTTCAACAATGTACAACTACGCTGTAAATCCATTTATATCGTTTTTCCTTATAGACAGACTTTTGTTTACATTCCTGCAtctgaaaaataattgtaaacttTAATTCTACTGCAACAAAATCTACTCTAAAACATATACAACAAATATTTGATACTCTTCAACTAATTGTCCTAAATTCCCATGGGTTTGCATCATGGATGAATTGGGATCAATTATTTCAATGTTACAATTTTGAATGTTTAGAAGCTTAATGTTTAAAAAGAACctctaaacttgtaaatttgataattatgaagtttgatatttctatgtctttcaattttcaaatctccacttcttacatttctaaatttctaaacttttatgtttaaaaagtgcaggtttgaatatttgaaaattgaaaaattttttaattagaaagtgtaacaacttgaaaatctgaaaagttAACATTTTTGGAGTTGAAAAGCGCCTCGGGTAGTTTGCCCGACACTGGCGGTATTGTCAATGGGCAcgattaaaaacttgaagaaagAAGAGCTCGACAGACAAAGGGAAATAGCGGTTCATCCAGAGAAGTGTATATTTAGATTGGACAGGACGTTCAGagtatttttctttttgcaCGCGAGCCGCTTTTTTACGTCGTAGGTATGCGCCGACCGGATAGTATTGCCGTGGTGGCCCCAGTGAACACTAGCAGGACCGACCAATTGAGCCTGTTAACGTCAATTGGACTGAATTAGTTCAATTGGACGTAATTGCGCGAAGGCGACGGGGAACCTCCGCTATTCGCCGGCTATACTCACGTTACGTTTCTCTCTTCGCGCAGATATCGCCGGTGAACGCATTCTCAGGACTTCCTCCGGGGTACAGTCCACGCATCTGTCTCTGGAAACGTAAAATAATGTCAGAATCTTATAACATACGTTGTAAGATACGTTGCTCAGAACAATTTGAAATCTTTCTCATATTTGTTTTAAGCAACGTAATtgcattataaatttgaagcttaatACTTCACAAAAATTAGGCACATGCTTCTAATAGGAAACAACTGATTGATGTATCTGTATAGATCAGTGAGCAATTTGCGAATTACCTCTGTAATCAAATTTGGAAAGCATTACAAAATAGCACATGTGGTACATCATATTAATTCTTGAGGTTATGATGTCTAATGTTTAATGATTATATTAACGTCTTATCGATGTTCATGATATAAAATGATCACCAGCTACATTTGAAAGTATATAAAGTCTGACATAATTTGGTATATACAAAAGTACCCTAAAATTTCACTTACGGTGCATTTATGGTAACAATTCAATTCATTTTCTTATTGAAAGTAACTTAGTAACTAATTCGTTCAATCTATTGATTAAAAATGTGTCTATTGATGAATTAATGTGAATTTACAGTATCCAAAAGAAATGAATTGTAACAACGGTATCAAAAGTGTTGCCTGAACGCAATTATGACGGTGAGGTCTACGAATTAACGTGCCCACATGACCACCGCGACATTCTCGATCAAGATATCACAATAAAgcatttttttccttttccacCCTCATAGAAACGGCAGCAATGTCCCAGCAGTCGATGTACGACGAGAGACTTGTATCGTCGGTATTAGTCATTTTATATCATGCTGGTACATTTCACGCATCAAAGCGTAGGAAGATGGGTGACGCCGAAGATTTACTGTTACATTTTCGGAGGAAATATACTGGTAGCCGATCTGCGACTTGCCGTCAAAAACCTTTCAAGCGGTCTATATTGCACAGGGTGCATTCTACCTGAGTTTATTCGCCTCTAGAAAAGGTGGATTCTTTCAATTGTGCTGGATATTCCTTTCAGGGATGCAACAGGTGTAGTCCCATGAGCGAATCCTGTGGAGCAAAGTAGattaggtttgaaaatttatggattgaattttaaagatttgtcaaattaaaaatttcaaagatttaagttgttttaaat
The nucleotide sequence above comes from Megachile rotundata isolate GNS110a chromosome 13, iyMegRotu1, whole genome shotgun sequence. Encoded proteins:
- the eIF2Bdelta gene encoding eukaryotic translation initiation factor 2B subunit delta isoform X4, with the protein product MPDSKVNIPEKSREEIKAEREAKKAAKALAKAKAKSSKVEDKDASKDKTVPTETKKNKENSETPENIQVSNKIPVVNKTINTCIKVAPVQSNTEGKAEKSKAELRAERRAKQEAQRAAKQQQLQEKSRVKKKEEDNDKCIKQITDETSIDKKIVTPKKVAQKDNSHQINLFKHLYHEREQAVVNVHFVNSSIHPAIVRLGTQYASKIIVGSNARCVALLATVKQLIQDFERPSQADFIRGLEASLQESVAYLHHCRPLAVSMQNALRHLKWQMTQLHPALSDADAKNKLISAIDTYILEQIQLADKAISITIQTKISNGDVILTYGYSSLIHKILSDAHTAGKQFRVIVVDGRPWLEGKEQLRRLAKNGIECSYILINALSYVMPEVSKVFLGAHAILANGAVMSRVGTAQVALMARAFNIPVLVACETHKSCERVQTDSIVYNELGNADELAQVYGNGTKKSLLANWKIRKSLNLLNITYDVTPADLVTAVVTELAILPCTSVPVILRIKPSEI